Genomic window (Sulfurovum sp. NBC37-1):
AGTTTTTTCATAATTTTTGTTTCCTTTCCTCTTTCCCATCCGTCCTAGATAGGAACGCATACTGCAACCTAAAAAACATGACATGGTGTGAAACGGAATCCACACTTGCACATAATTTTCCAACTCTCTTGTTGCTCTATAATACAGAAAAAAGATAAAACCATGAGCAGAAGCCGATACGAAATAGGGAGCAGTCACCTATTGAGCAGGATGAGTCCGACAATGATCAAAAACGCAAAGGCTATCAGTACTTTATTTTTGGTGGAAGTATCTGCATTGTAGTGGGCATACTGGTTGCTGTGACATCCTACACAGTGGTCACCAAAGTAAGGCTCACCGCATTTTACACAGGTTTTTGGTTCTTTTTTCTGCATAGCAATCCTTTTACTTTTCTAACACTTAAAGATAGCCAATAAATTGCCACTAGGTAATTTATTGGCTACTCTGTTTTGTAAGCATATTCCCTCTTAATAGTTTTTGTAACAACAACTCTTCTACATTTTGTCTTGAATCAAAAATAGCCATAATATAAACAGTGTCATTTTCAATTTTGTACATAATTCTCCAAGGTTGTACAATGAGTTCTCTATAAATAGTTATACCTTCTTTTAGAAGTTCAGGAACTACTCTGCCTCTTAAAGGAAAAAAGTTGCTAGATTGTGCTTTTTCTCTTATTTGTCCATAAACTTCTCTTGCAGCACTTAGACTATCTTTTTTGATATAATCAACAATATTTAAAAGGTCTTCTTTTGCATTTGAAGTCCATTTAACTTTATAAGTTTTACTCATTTACCGAGGATTTCTTCAACAGAGCTGAAAACATCTTCTTCAGTATGAAGATTTCCACTCCTAATATCTTCTTCTGCAAATGAAAGAAGCTTCATTATAGCAAGGGCATTTCTCATATCTTCATAGCTTTTTGGATCTTGTATAACAGCTTTAGCTTCGCCATTTTGGGTGATTATCATAGGTCTATGAGTTTCATTGATATATTTTAAAACATCAGCTGCTCTACTTTTTAGATAGGTAACAGGCTTTATATCATTTATAATTTGCATAAAATCTCCTTCAGTCCTTTTATTGTACCAAATTCAGACTTAATATGCAAGTATAATGCTAACGTTTGATTTGAGAAATATTTGATCCGTAGGGTCAAATATTTCTTTCCAATGATTTGTTAGACAAGCTATCAACCAAAGTGTAATTCTCTGTGACAGTTTGGACAAACAGCAATAGCATTTTCTAGACTATCTTCGCCACCGTCTGAGAGTAAAATTTTGTGATGCACTTCAAGATATAAGGCGTATTATCTTTTTTTCTTATAAATGGTGCTTTTTGATTACATTTTTTACATATACCATTTGCTCTATTTAAGATGAGGGGCCAAGATGAGCAAGATGAGGGATGATAGACCCCTATGTTTCTATGCTTTCTATGCTTCTATGCTTTGGAAATTATTTTAGAAAAATGCGCTCAAGGCTCGGTGCACCGAAAGCCATTACTGCAACGGCGCATAAACTTGCAAGGATCGTTTATTCTATGCTGACGAATCAAACGCCTTATGATGAAAGTATTTTTACTGTTGAAGAGTTAAAGTACAAAGAAAAATTGATGAAGAAGTTGAAAAGCCAGGCCGTATCTTTTGGAATGACACTTGTGTAAGCTAAAATGCCTGAAAGCACCTGAATTGAGGGCTTTGGGGTTTCAGTTATTTAAGAGAGGTTCCCTTTAGCCCCACACAGAGTCAAGAGTGAAACTAAAGTTTTCACTTCCAAAAAACAGATGATAGCTTGTAAATTTGAATTACTTTTCTTGATATATATCAATTCCTGTTTGCAGATCTTCTGCTATGATAAATTGAATTTATTATTACCAAAAGGAGAATTGATGAAAAGAATTTTTTCAGCAGCGGCTATAAGTGTGTGTTTGACAGTGGGTGTGACAACTCTGGCGACAGCGGAGAATGCTCCGGCAGCGGTAGCTCAAACCAAGCAGCAGAGCGGTGTCGTGATCAACCTGGCGGGTAAGCAGAGAATGCTGACGCAAAAAATGAGCAAAGAGGCACTCTATATCGCCAAAGGGATCGACGCGGAAGCCAATACAGAAAACCTCAAGAAGACAGCAGCGCTTTTTGATAAGACACTCAAAGGGTTGATAGGCGGTGACAGCAGTCTCAATCTCCCCAAGACTGACAACAAGGAGATTCTTGCACAGCTTCAGAAGGTAACGGATCTTTGGGTGCCATTCAAAGCCAATATCGATAAGGTGATTGCAGGCAAGGCGGATAAAGCGACACTTGAGGCAATCGCCAAAGAGAATCTTC
Coding sequences:
- a CDS encoding type II toxin-antitoxin system Phd/YefM family antitoxin, which codes for MQIINDIKPVTYLKSRAADVLKYINETHRPMIITQNGEAKAVIQDPKSYEDMRNALAIMKLLSFAEEDIRSGNLHTEEDVFSSVEEILGK
- a CDS encoding type II toxin-antitoxin system RelE/ParE family toxin, whose product is MSKTYKVKWTSNAKEDLLNIVDYIKKDSLSAAREVYGQIREKAQSSNFFPLRGRVVPELLKEGITIYRELIVQPWRIMYKIENDTVYIMAIFDSRQNVEELLLQKLLRGNMLTKQSSQ
- a CDS encoding type IV pili methyl-accepting chemotaxis transducer N-terminal domain-containing protein; translation: MKRIFSAAAISVCLTVGVTTLATAENAPAAVAQTKQQSGVVINLAGKQRMLTQKMSKEALYIAKGIDAEANTENLKKTAALFDKTLKGLIGGDSSLNLPKTDNKEILAQLQKVTDLWVPFKANIDKVIAGKADKATLEAIAKENLPLLKNMNAAVQMYAKASGSKLAPEMAKKINVAGRQRMLTQKMTKELLLIANGIDADANKANIKKTAALFDKTLDELIAGCKKADIKAQFEGVKKIWAEYAPIVNGADTSDEALKKAEKLNMTLLKESNKAVKMLEASIK